In Macadamia integrifolia cultivar HAES 741 chromosome 1, SCU_Mint_v3, whole genome shotgun sequence, a single window of DNA contains:
- the LOC122085448 gene encoding receptor homology region, transmembrane domain- and RING domain-containing protein 1-like, whose amino-acid sequence MKHASLLATETLVGCLVVLCYGVRVSSGIVHIRGKPISVTFVDAPARFAVGVNRSGICGALYVADPLDACSSLQTSFDSEANDKVRFALIARGNCSFEDKVRNAQEGGFRAAIVYDDRDRKNLVSMIGNPEGIWVHAVFVSKVAGETLKKLARGEEGECCIRSLLEETAWTVLVISFISLTVIVSVLATFFFTRNQRVYRQGTYQRSPSVDSRIVEDLPSFTFYSASSSVCRMGVTCAICLEDYRDGETLRVLPCQHYFHASCVDSWLTKWGTVCPVCKHDMSPSMGD is encoded by the exons atGAAGCACGCGTCTCTTCTCGCTACGGAAACCCTTGTTGGATGTCTAGTCGTTCTCTGCTACGGTGTTCGAGTTTCTTCCGGTATTGTTCATATCAGAGGAAAACCAATCTCCGTCACCTTCGTTGATGCTCCGGCCAGATTTG CTGTTGGTGTCAACAGGTCTGGTATTTGTGGAGCTTTGTATGTGGCAGATCCTCTGGATGCCTGTTCTTCCCTTCAGACTAGCTTCGATTCCGAAGCAAACGATAAGGTACGGTTTGCTCTGATTGCTAGAGGTAACTGCTCTTTCGAGGATAAAGTTCGGAATGCTCAAGAGGGTGGCTTTCGTGCCGCAATTGTGTATGATGATCGAGACAGGAAGAATTTGGTTTCAA TGATTGGAAACCCTGAAGGTATATGGGTGCATGCAGTCTTTGTGTCAAAGGTGGCAGGTGAAACTCTAAAGAAGCTTGCACGAGGTGAAGAAGGAGAGTGTTGCATCAGATCTTTGTTAGAGGAAACCGCCTGGACTGTATTGGTAATTTCCTTCATCTCTCTTACTGTCATAGTATCTGTCCTTGCAACATTCTTCTTTACTCGCAATCAACGTGTATACCGTCAAGGCACGTACCAGCGTTCTCCAAGTGTAGATAGTAGGATAGTCGAAGATCTTCCATCCTTCACATTTTACAGTGCTAGTTCAAGTGTCTGCCGCATGGGAGTAACTTGTGCTATTTGTCTTGAAGACTACAGAGATGGGGAAACTCTGAGGGTTCTTCCTTGTCAACATT ATTTTCATGCAAGCTGTGTGGACTCATGGCTAACCAAGTGGGGGACAGTCTGCCCTGTGTGCAAGCATGACATGAGCCCAAGCATGGGGGACTAA
- the LOC122071428 gene encoding uncharacterized protein LOC122071428, with amino-acid sequence MTMMMRKAQDENPSLGTTLSDGGAAATAEAATAAVAAAQTRGVGGETLLLATASHGEQPLLITAATAGQQRRGCRHGGSRNGGGSSSSNQRSWVFRGSQALMAAAKAAKASAATSSGVAATKPQGPNRTSGIFKVTPVSPAVRQFLGLSEASRTDAVKKIWDYIKLNSL; translated from the exons atgacgatgatgatgagaaaggctcaggatgaaaaTCCATCGTTGGGCACTACACT CAGCGACGGCGGGGCAGCAGCAACGGCGGAAGCCGCAACAGCGGCGGTAGCAGCAGCTCAAACCAGAGGAGTCGGTGGAGAAACGCTCCTGCTTGCAACAGCGAGTCATGGGGAGCAACCTCTTCTGATTACAGCAGCGACGGCGGGGCAGCAGCGTCGCGGCTGCCGCCACGGGGGCAGCCGCAACGGCGGCGGTAGCAGCAGCTCAAACCAGAGGAGTTG ggtttttagagGTTCTCAGGCTCTCATGGCAGCTGCGAAGGCGGCAAAAGCATCTGCCGCAACCTCCTCCGGCGTCGCTGCTACTAAGCCTCAAGGACCTAACCGTACCAGTGGTATCTTCAAGGTCACTCCCGTGTCCCCTGCCGTGCGCCAGTTCCTCGGCTTATCTGAGGCCTCTCGTACCGATGCCGTCAAGAAAATCTGGGACTACATCAAACTCAACAGCCTTTAG
- the LOC122086231 gene encoding uncharacterized protein LOC122086231: MDGEQPLTCLSCNAPLSLPNISPSLLYNLCLHCLHNSQPGQLYLSEPPPPMEAAAAVNYVNVSPLPWLRGENANFMPTYINSVSTTVMPVVQRTAGTGVWILAHAANVLQRENLIGRVDNTIDLTLSLQGTGGTGARFHADVANEVQREVFLPTVMMGREDNPIDLTLRLATAAEEANH, encoded by the coding sequence ATGGATGGAGAGCAACCACTTACTTGCTTGAGCTGCAATGCACCATTGTCTTTGCCAAATATATCCCCTTCACTCTTGTACAACCTGTGTCTTCATTGCCTACATAATTCGCAGCCCGGACAACTTTACTTGAGtgaaccaccaccaccaatggAAGCGGCGGCTGCCGTAAATTATGTCAATGTATCACCGCTTCCATGGCTCAGAGGTGAGAATGCTAATTTCATGCCCACCTATATCAATAGCGTGAGCACTACAGTGATGCCGGTAGTGCAGAGAACAGCTGGAACTGGTGTATGGATCCTTGCCCATGCAGCTAATGTACTGCAGCGAGAAAATTTGATTGGGAGGGTAGACAACACTATTGATCTAACCCTAAGCTTGCAGGGCACAGGTGGAACTGGTGCACGGTTCCATGCCGATGTAGCTAATGAAGTGCAGAGAGAAGTTTTCCTGCCAACAGTTATGATGGGGAGGGAAGATAACCCTATTGATCTAACACTAAGGTTGGCTACTGCTGCAGAAGAAGCTAATCACTAA